Part of the Budorcas taxicolor isolate Tak-1 chromosome 9, Takin1.1, whole genome shotgun sequence genome is shown below.
ACCAGTGTCCAAGACAAGGACCAGCGTCCATGCTGCGTGTGTCTTCTCTGAGCCAAGACTGAATTGGTGACCAGGCCAGCCAAGGACAAACTGTGCAGTGGCCAATTTCCACATGGgcagaggtaaggcaggagtCCCTTTACCTCCCCCAGGTGGGAGGCTTGGGTGGAAAAATTCTTACAAAATTTCTAAACAAGGAAAAGAGACATATGATACATGTGAGCAGAGACAGTTCAGCACAGTAGGAAGGAAGACAAGGACCAGCGTCCAAGACAAGGACCAGCGTCCGTACCAAGGACAAGCATCTATACCAAGGACCAGCACCCACACCAAGGACCAGCACGCACACCAAGGACCAGCACCCACACCAAGGACCAGCACCCACACCAAGGACAAGTGAACTTGTCCACATGCGTGGACTTGCCCAGCCGCTGTTACTGgagccagctgagccacagcagAGGCTGTGCACAGAGCCTTTGGGGTGGCAGGGTGCGGGCCCTCCATCTCGCCCGTGCAGCCGTGCTCGTAAACGTGCACATTTCTCGAAACTCATGCAACAGCGGGTCTACCATGAGTCTACCATATCACATATTGATTATATTGCAAATACGGTTGTTtagaaaaattaagacaaaagtACACCCACCTATGAAGAAAACGCAAGCCACACAGACCGCAGACTGTAAACACACTGGGAGGGTCTGCAGAAGGGATGGTCTCCCAGGACACTGGCCCTCACTGCTCATGGTTGGCCTGCTAGGCCCTTCACTGAACCTGAGACTTTTCTGGGTCATGGGAAAAGGAGGGAACTATTCCACCCTTTAAAATGTCTATGAAACACGCAACACGCGGTGGCCCTCCTTGTGGACAACAGGCGCCAGGTGCCACCACTGAACAGATAGCGTAGATTAATTCTGATCACTATTTTCACCAATCAAACTGGGGAATCAATTTCTTAATCATGATTTATTTTGTTGGTGAAGAACTGGCGGGATTATAAATCGGTTCAAATTTTCTACTGGAAATTTATAGACGGTTAGAGTCTTTCAGCGTGAATTTCCTCTGGCAAATGAATTTCAAATCTAAAAATTTATCATAACGAATAAATGACACAATCACAAGCGTTTATGTACAAAGATGTTCATTGAAACATTATTTAGACCGACAGCCATCAGATGTCTACAAATGGGGAGAGCAAGTGTATGCAAGCACAGCTGAGGAGAACAGTCTTCCTCCAACTGCCAGGCTCATCCCACTGAGGACAGAAAAGCGCCTCGGAGCCCAGGAGGGTCCTGCCAGGGGGACATCTCCCAGGCCGTCAGAAGGGAGCCACCCAAAGGTCACCTGGAACAGTAGGTAAATAAAAATAGCACCCTTGGCTTTGGAACAAGCAGGAAAGGAAAGGTGAGCACACAGGCTCCAAGTTCTGCTTGGGTCAGTTTTGTTAGTATCAGTGAGTTCGCCTGGGGACACACCAAATCCGTTCAAGGAAACGCAGCCAGGACTGACTCACAAGGTGGCTTCACCACAAGCCGTGGAGGACAGAGCCCACCTCCCTTCCTCAGTAATATGGAGGAGCCCTACCTTCCACAGAGTCCCCTTGGGGCTGGGAAGCAAGTTTATGCCATCAGACCAGCGTGAGAGTCAGCAGAAAGGCCTGAAAACCAGGACCAAGGGCAGCGCCTCCTCTGAGAATGCAAGAATGGCCGAGAGGGGCTGTTGCTGCATTCAGAGCGTTGGggaccccacccctcaccccgcGTCTCCTAGTCAGATTGTCCCCCACAGCCCAGTGCCCATGACTCTGCCAAGCCAGGATCATGCAGTTGGGACCCTTCCCTCTTGCTGACCCGGGCAGCAGCGCAAAGGCGCACCAgcctcctctcttccctttctgccaagagagacagaaagggacCTCACCTGCCTTTTTCACCTTAACTGAAACTCCTCCTGAATTTTGAATGTTTTCCACTCATAAGTTTGCTCTTTTAAATATCGCACTGAACTTGACGTTTGATTCTCAAGTTGTTTCTACGCTTCCAAGGAAGGGTTGAAAGCTGCAAGTCCTGGGCACCCACTCTAATTCTTGGAGTCATGCTCAGGCTGTGTGTCCGTGAGTGGCAAACACAGAAAGTACTTCCTCCCACTTGAGATGCAGGGGCACAGCCCGAGGGGACGCTGGAAACGTCGCTGATGCTGCGAGAGCACGTCACAGGTCGCTTCTGTACAAGGGGAGGTGCCTCGAGGCTGGCCAGAGCCGTGCGCGGCACTCCTGCGCCCTAAAAGCAGCAGAGACCCTCAGCCAGTTCCGTCTCCGCAGGTGTATTCACATTCATGAAGCCTCCTGTCAAGTGTCCAAGACGAGCACATTATCCCTTCTGATCCAGTCATGTTAAAATCCAAGTTAACTTAAAAATTTACTAACTTTTTGATATTGATGTGAGCACGTTAGAGGGGAAACCCAGCACGTACAGAGCGCAGACGCCGCCAGCAGGAGTTGATGGCAGAGAATTCAGACTGGACCTTGTAGCGTTCTAGGTCGTCATGCTTCTTCCCACTCGACATTCCCGGGGTTTTCAGAGGTCGCGTCACAAGGAAATGCAGTCACCCCAACAGCCCGCTGCCAGACCAGCCAGCCTTCCGACCCCACGCGGGCCCCGCGACAGTTGTGGGCACTCCCCTCTTGCCCTGGCCCAGTTCCTGCCGGGACCGCCGCCACCCACACCTCGCTGCTGCTTTGCGTGCGTTAGGAGAGGAAGCCCCAGAGTCAGTGCTGCCGTCCTTTTTAAACACTGCGTCATGCTGGCGCCTTACGGACCCCATTCTCCTTTCTTTGAAGACTGTCATCTCCAGAAtgtgcagaaggcaatggcacgccactccagtgctcttgcctggaaaatcccagggacgggggagtctggtgggctgccgtccgtggggtcgcagagtcggacacgactgaagtgactcagcaacaGCTCCAGAATATGGAATCAGAGAAGCCAGATGTGGGGCAGTGGATGTTTCCTTAGGAAACGAGAAAGATGAAAAAGGGAGAGTGttgtttttcaagttttattagCAAGAAAAGGCAAGCATGACATCAGCCGCACCTCCCAGGGTGATGCCAGCCAGATAGGTGTCTCCAAAATGGAAATGTTTATTTGAGCAAATGGATATCATTCAAGGTTGTTCTGGGGGAAATGCTAATATTCTGCCTGGACACATACCATCTTTGGGAAGTTTGCCTCTGAGTCACTTCCAAACGACACACGCCTGACATTGCCGAGTGCATGCGGTGTCTACACTTGCCACGAGAGGCGTGATGTCAGCAGAAGGACACCTGTACGCCCCACGTCCGAGGCCCCAGCTCAGCCCAAGTTCCAGCCCTACTCTTCTTGATGTTTCTGTAGACACCCAGCTGCCCTTCAGGAAAAATACTTAACTTCCCTACACTTTTTCTGCAGAATTCATACCCTGAGAAATTACCAAATGCATATGGCTTTGTTTGCTGGATACCAAGCAAATATCCTCATAGCACATTTGTGTCTAGGTGACCATTTgtttatataaaaacaaagaaatatagtCTCCCACTCAGATAATATCTCTGTCTGGCTTCGTGCTGTGGCCCCAAAGTACCAGCGGCAGTAGGAGGGATAAAACCTCTGTCCCGACCAGTCCTCACGACTCAGACTCACTTCCCTCCCGCGCAGGCAAGTGTGCGCACACGCGACAGCGCTCGCTCGAGCTCCACGGTGGGTCTGGAGGCAGGGAGAGCCCTGGCTGGCCCCGGGACACGCGCCCCACACAGGCACTGCTCACACACCTCCGCTGCGGGCTGGCTGGAGGGCAGTGCTGGGCCAGCCCAGGGGCCTTGGCGGGCGGCCTGGTGGGCTTCTCGCTGCCCAGGGTGCTGCCAGCTCGAGGGCCCGCAGGTGGGAGGTGGCGGTGGAGGCTTGGGACAGGGGGGCGGGCAGTGCACAGCCACGTCCAGCCACCAGAGGGGCCAGAGCCACAAGCTGAATGGACCACGGCGGGGACAGTATAAAGGGAGGCAGAGAGACCCTCAGGAGCCGGGTCACACTGAGACGACAGGCCAAGGTAGGTCTGTGCAGATCATGCTAAAAGCAGCCGGAAGACATCAGCTGGTTTTAGCAGGAGCAATGTTCTTGGTTTGTGCTTTGGGAGCCTCCGGAGCCGCATGGAGAGCAGGGTCTTTGCAGAACTGCCCGAGGAAGAGCATCACTGTTCAGCAGCACAGATGGCCTCCAAGCCCGGCCGGTGAGGGGAGAGCCTGGGTCTGGCCCGAAAGCCCTGAGCAAGCCCGCTGCATCTCTACCTGCTGGATTTGATCATTTGGTCTCACAAGGCTTCTCGTCAGAGACAGAAAGGCTCCCTCAAGAGCACTGTGCAGTGCACACCCCTCTATGAGAGACAGCGTCACACACACCACTGAGCGTGCCATCGCAGCGCTTCCCCCGTGGAGAGCCCCTGCCCGTGCACGGGAGAGTGCAGCCCCTCGCACACCCACTCCGCTCCGCTGCTGCCCACTGCCGGGTTCCTCGTCTCACGGGCTCCCTGCCCATTGCCAGCAACCTTTCTTGTTGTCTTTAAGCAGGTCCCAGACATAGTATTACTTCATCCGTAATATTTCAGAGTTTTCTCTAAAAGTTAAGTACCCTTCTCTGTTCAACGTAGCAGTAATGAGCTCTCACATCTAAAACATTTACAAGTGCTGTTTAATATCATTAAAACGCCTAATCGGCATTTACTTTCATCCAGGTGGCttgtgaattttttaaactgttctttAACCAAGTTGCTTCTAATCTGTGGGTTCCCTGGTCTTCCACCTTTTGCTGAGTAGATCCTAGTGATGTCCTGACTGGGTCCTCAGCCCCTGAGCTTCGTAAGCTGGTAACTAGATCTGACCAGAGTCAAGCtcagttttcttggcaaaatactTCCTCAGTGGTGTTGAGaaagacctatacaaaaaaagtcttaatgacccggataaccatgatggtatggtcactcacctagagcctgacaccCTGGAGTtcgaagccaagtgggccttagcaagcatcactacgaacaaagctagtggaggtgatggaattccagctgagctgtttcaaatcctaaaagatgatgctgtgaaagtgctgcactcaatatgccagcaaatttggaaaactcagcagtggctacaggactggaaaaggtcagtttttatcccaatcccaaaggaaggcaaggaaaagaatgctcaaattaccacataGTTgggctcatctcacacgctggcaaagtaatgctcaaaatccaagCTAGGTTTctgcagtacatgaaccaagaactttcagatgtacaagctgggtttagaaaaggcagaggaaccagagatcaaattgccaacatccatttggtcataaagaaagcaagggaattaaaaaaacctacttctgcttcactgactacactaaagcctttgaccatgtggatcacagcagAATATGGCACTTCTTAAGgcgatgggaacaccagaccatctgacctgcctcctgagaaacctgtgtgcaggtcaagaggcaacagttaaagCCAGACAGGGAATGACGGACTGAttaaaattgggaagggagtccgtcaaggctgtacgttgtcaccctgcttgttcaGCTtttatgcagagtccatcatgagcaacgctgggctagatgaagcacaagctggaatcgagattattgggagaaatatcaacaacctcaagtGTGGAGATAatgccacccttatggtggacagtaaagaagaactaaagtgcctcttgataaaggtgaaagaggagagtgaaaaagctggcttaaaactcaacattcaaataacttaagatcatggcatctggtcccatcacttcatggcaaatagaaggggggaaagtaGAAACATGGCATATTCTATCttcctgggctcccaaatcagtgcagatggtgactgccggcacaaaattaagacacttgctccttggaagaaaagctatgacaaacccagacagtgtattaaaaagcagagacatcactttgccaacaaaggtccttatagtcaaagctgtggtttttccagtagtcatgtacagatgtgaaagctgaaccataaagaatactgagcattgaagaattgatgcttttgaactatggagctggagaagagttttgagagtcccttgacagtaagaagatcaaaccagtcaatcctaaaggaaatcaaccctgaatactcactggaagaaaggactggtgctaaagctgcaGCTTCAATACTTCggtacctgatacaaagaaccaactcattggagaagatcctgatgctgggcaagactgagggcaagagcagaagaagggggtggcagagtatgaaacggttggatggcatcaccgactcaggggacgtgaacttgagcaaactctgggagacggtgaaagaCTGGGAAGCTCGGCATGCTGCTGTTCgcggggccacaaagaatcggacacaactgagcggctgagcaagGGTGTTGTTGGCTGACTGCTCAACGACACAGAGCAGGCGTGTGGGTCTCACTCTCTCCTGGGCCTGTTTGGGGTTTGATCGCAGGTCGTACTATCTGCATCTCAGCCACTGACTGCTTTCGGGTTCACACACAGCCACGTGAGGACCCGGGGTTACTAAGAGCAGCTGGTTCCAGGGCCGAGCCAGGAGGGTTTGTGAGCCTGAAGGTAAGACACACCCAGAGACGTGGGGTGACCGAGGAGCCAGCAGGAACGGGAACCACCCAACCCTGGGCAGCAATGGCCTGTGAGCCTCTGAATAAGAGTAAGAGCAGCGTCTACACTGCGGGTCGGAAGGCACCGCCCGCCACTGCAGAGGACGACCAGTAGAAGGAGGGTGGATGTGCCAACCCCTGTCATGAGAACTCTGCGCTACGCTTGCAACATTTCTGTAAGTCCAGGTGAAAAGTTGAAGGAGAAGGCCAAAGCACGTGAGCCTCACCTTACTGGTCTCACCGCAGCCCCAGAAGGTGGCGCGTGGAACGTGGGGTTGAGGTCTACAGGCGGGCCCCTGGGCGGGGGTCACCCACGCTCGGGTGCTCCTCTGAACTCGAGACCCAGGTCCAGCGCCAGCTTCACCCCTGCCGCAGGGACCCGCCTTCTCACCTCCTTGTCTCACTTGTCACTGCTCCTGCCTGCCTGGTTCCCAGCGGTCTCCTTGGAGGACGTGCCCCAAGGCTGATCATGCTGGGCATCGCTTGTGTGGCAGATCACAGCTGGTCTATAAACACCCATGTGTTTATATGGATGTTTTTCATCAATGTACCTAAATTTCCCATTGCAAATGACATAAACCCTGAAAGCTGAGGGACCATCTGGTTAAATGTCAAATTAAAACGTCAGACTCAGAAGGGACCCCGGGAAGCACGTGCCCAGACAGCTGGCAGTTCGAAAGCTGCGTCTCTGAGTCTCCAGTTTGCTCTCAGTCAGGTTACTTGTTCGCCCAGATAAGAGATGAATTTATTCCCTGGTTTTACTAGAAGGTGGGGAAGATGAAAGTGAGATTATTTTTAACTACATGGAGGTTCTTTCATGGAATGGACTACACAAGAATCCCAGAAAATTCCATATTCTTGAAAATAGATATGCATTTATTCTCCAAGTCACGTCACTTATGAAGGGGAGAGGAAGCTATGAATGACTCCAGGTTAGCACGAGTCAATGGGACTGAGTGTCCCCCACTTTTCCACCAGGTCCTGTAGACTGTTGAAAGAAACCTTGGCGACCTCACGTATTCCAGAATATGCTGCTACCCCTTAGAGGAAGCAGGGGGCAGTCTGAAGGCAGAGGAGGTTTAGAAGCCTAAGTCTTCCTTGGCCACACTCGGGCCTGATGCTGACATCTCTCCATGGATGAGGTCACTCTGCTGGAGTCCGTCCTTGAGCAGTTATTCCACAACAACCAGCCAGAGCGATGGGATGGATGGGGTTGTGTCTTAGATGCAGGAGCCCCAGCCAGGTGGCTTCTGGGCACTGTCTGGCCTGATGCAGCTTCCTGGTCTCCACCCTCTATGCACACGAGGGTGGGCTTGGAGACTGACCCTCCTCTGCAGGAAGAGTCCAGAAACAAATTCATCATGGTCACTGGGCAAAGGCAGCTTCTTCCCTCTGACTGTTCCCTCCAACCCCAGAAATGAACCACTCCTCCCCAACAGTAACTTGTCTTAGAGAGCTGACAATCTACACAGATCCTTCAGAACCACCGAACTGCTCCAGCCCTGGGAGTCTGTTAACTCCCATCTCATCCTCAACAAGAAGCTGTGTTTGTGACAAACAATGATGGCACTCAGGTCTGGAGACGGATGCCAGCTCTGAACCGACTTTGCCCCTGACCAGCCCCGAGTAAGTCCACACCCCAAGCCTCTGTCTGCTTGGCTATCGAAGGAAGCCACGGCGGAGCTCTTGGGGGATCCGTGAGACAGTTCAGGAGGAGCAGGCACCTGGCAGGTAGCGGCCGACCCCTCAGGAAGACAGGGTACCTGTCCGTGCTGTTGTCTGTGCTGAGGCTGAATTCACTACAAATAAGCCCACAAACAAATGGATGGGTAAGTGGCATTCTAGGACCAAAAGCTTTTGCCACGGCAACACTGAAGTGCTTCGCAGGCATTTAATCCAAAATGAGGCTTGTTCCAGTCCTGATGGAAGTAAGGCTCAGAGGAAGGTGACCAGCTTCAAGGTTCTCGGCTCTGCCCAGACAGGAGGCTCAGGGGCTTGGGCCCCGCGTTGCCCTGGAGTCCAGGGGCTGCCGGTAGCAAGACTGTCTGCAGCAAGGCACCTGCCCCTTCTTCGTCCTGATGGCAACTCCTGGAGGGCTCTTGGAGGGGCAAAGGAGTGAGGGAAGTTGCCCATCATCAATCCAACGAAACTACCCAAAGAGCAGAGGCCGCGTCTGTCCTCAGGGTCTTAGACGAGTGTGGGTGATCACAAGTCCGCTTGGAGGAGGGGTGAGTAAGCACACCTCTGGATGTTgttcataatatttattttggaaaaatattttaaaaaggaatttcttCATTAACAAAACAGTAAAAAACTCAAATAACATTTGCACAATAttccataaatacatttatatacaaaaaaatatagtcacattgaCCCGAAGTGCCTTTGTACATATTtaccaaaaatttaaattataaaaaatgaacaTCACAAAATACTCAAGCTTTACAGatatcatgaaaaatatttttacaagtcCAAAAAATAACGCACATTTTTTCCACCTAGAAAAACACATTTTAGTATCAAAAAGGACAATAAAGGCAGTGTTTGTGATTCTAATTCAAGAGAAGACTGGCTCATAAGAATCCAAAATATACACTTCAGGCAGTGCGTGCTTCTTACGTAGTGATCAAGtccattcatttaaatatatattttttaaaagcaactgtCCATAGTGCAATGGGAACGTCCTAGAGGCAGAGCAGCGGCTGCGGGAGCGCCCGCCGCCCCCGGCAGGAAGAGGACCTGGCTTCCAGCAGCAGTCAGGAGCACGTCCGCTCCTCCCAGCAGCATCGTCGGGGCTCGGAAGTTCCTTGTTCTGCAGGAACGGAACTTGCCCCGTCACCTCCACGTCACACCTAGAGGACCCAGGAGACGGGGGAGGTTAGTGCGGCCGGAGGCCCAGTTCTGGCTCCCCGGTTGCAGGCGGGCCCCGCAAGCCCACTCTGACCTCAGTTGCGATGACACACTCGTCCTGCTCCTCGGATATGACGTACACCGACTGGTACTTTGTGTCTTTTGAAGCAGAGTACACAGAGTCTGGCCTTTTTCTTTCAGACGCTTCTCCACTAGAGGAAAATTAAAGAGCCACAGTCAACACGTGGGCACCTTTGTGAACAGGAAAACGACCAGAGCTTGGAGGAGCACACCCAGCTGGGCCCCCGGCCCAGCCTGTCCTGTGCCCAGCCTGTCCTGCCCATCCCCCGGGTGTCGGGGTGTCCTCCCCGGGAAGGCCCCCCTGCCCAGCCTGTCCTGCCCATCCCTCGGGTGTCGGGGTGCCCTCTCCAGCTGGCCCCCCTGCCCAGCCTGTCCTGCCCATCCCCTGGGTGTCGGGGCGCCCTCTCCAGCTGGCCCCCCTGCCCAGCTTGTTCTGCCCATCCCTTGGGTGTCGGGGCGCCCTCTCCAGCTTGTCCCCCTGCCCAGCCTGTCCTGCCCATCCCCCGGGTATCGGGGCGCCCTCCCCGGGAAGGCCCCCCTTCCCAGCCTGTCCTGCCCATCCCTCAGGTGTCGGGGTGCCCTCCCCGGGATGGCCCCCATTCCCAGCCTGTCCTGCTCATCCCTCGGGTGTCGGGGCACCCTCTCCAGCTGGCCCCCTGACCAGCTGGCCTCCCCATGTGCCTCCTCCAGGCCGAAGCACTCACCCTCTGAGTGTCGGggtgcccttctcctcccccgcAGAGCCCTGGGGCTGGCACTTGGCATCGTGCTTGCCATGGGGCTCCGCTGTGGCTGTGGTGCCCTTGAGGCCCTGCAGCAGGTTGTAGCCCACGGCGGGGTCTCGAGCTGTGAGGCCATTTTTCTCCGCACTGGGCTCCACATGGAAGTCTGCCTTCTTGTTGGTGTTCTTGATCTGCGTGGCCCCGATGACGCTGACGGAGACGTCCTTCTCGCACCGGCGGCTGGCCAGGTTGTTCATGGTCTCCGTCTCCCCCCGGCAGGGGTCTGCAGGGGGCCGGCGCTTCTGCAGCCTCAGCCGCACGCAGACCACCGTGGCGGCACAGCCCAGCAGCAGTGTGAGGACCAGCACCACTCCCGCCCCAACGGCCACCCAGGGGAGTGGGCCGGCCTGGCCCTCCACGTACTGCTCCGTGAGGTCCACCACCACGGGGCCCGGGGGCGGCTCGGGGAGCAGGAACTGGCAGTTGGGGCCCCCGTAGCCCCGGGCACACTCGCACAGGTAGCGGAAGGCCCGCTCGTGGCAGGTGGCCCCGTTGTGGCAGGGCGCGTGCCCGCACCTGCTGATGGGGGCACTGCAGTTCCTGCCCGTGTACCCGGGGGGGCAGGTGCAGGAGTACTCGTTCACGCCGTCCCGGCAGGTGCCCCCGTGGGCACACGGGGAGGAGGCACAGTCGTCCACGTTGTCGTCACAGTGCCTCCCAGAGAAGCCGGCCTGGCAGCGGCAGACGTAAGCGTCGCCGAGGTCCACGCACTGCGCACCTGGGGCACAGACAGCGTGGCAGCTCGTCACCGGGGGCATCCTGGAGCATCTGCTGCCCCTGCCACCGGGCCACACACCAGAGCAGAGGCGGGGGACCAGACAGAGGCCAGCACTGAGGCAGCCCGCGGCACATGCCAGCCCACGGCAGGGGTGGGCAAGGGGCGGGGTTCTGGTCAAAACCCACAAATTATGTAGAAAATACAGGCTGACACCTCCTGACATGCACCGAGCAAAGCGCTTCGCCTGCACTGCTGAATTCATCCTCACAGCAAGCCAGCGGAGGACCcagttcacagatgaggaaaccaaggcttaaaGAGGGTGGTGCACTTGCCGTGGCTTCAGTTAGTGAAGAGCAAGAattgaaacagaaagaaagagaagagaagaaacgCAGGGAGGGGCTAGGGATGGGTCTTTGTCTTTCCAGAGCCAAGTCTGACGACCCTGCCTGGTCTCCTCTAAAGATGAAGCGTCCAGTGCATACTGTTCAATGGCTGGAAACAAGCCGGAGAGAGAGCTCGGCCCCAGCACTGCCTGTGGGGCACACGGAGAGCAGAGCGAGACCGTCCCTCTCTTGCCCACGGTCACGTCCAGTGCAGACGCGCCCGAGATGGTCCAGGCTGTCTGGGCCCTGCTTCCCCACCCATGAGTTTCCGTGGGGCATCCCTCCCACTCGTGGAGATCACGCAGCCTCACTAGCCGGCTCTGCCTCGAGACCAAGCGGAGTTGGGCTGGCCCCCAAACATGCAGCGGCTGGGCTGTCGTGAAGGCGGGCCCATGGACACTGGGGTCTCGAGCACCTGAGGAGCCGCAGGACTGCAATCGAGTCACTGCATCTCCGCCCGAGCAGGTCCTGCAGGGAAGGAACACTCCTGCCTGCCTTTCCAGCCCCCTGGGTGTTTCCAGGCTCAAGGGTAAGACTTCTGTGAAGTTTCTCATTGTTCAGACAAAAGGGCTTCTGAGACTCGAGGCAGCTCACAGTGATGAACTCAGCTTGAAACTAAACCCACACGCTTCTCATCAGTGTGGACCCCTGGACAAAGTCTCAGGTGGGTCAGGCAGCCCCCTTACCATTGGAACAAGGCGAGGAACTGCAGGAATCCATCTTCTTCTCACAGTTAAAGCCAGAAAAGCCCCCAGGACAGCGGCAGGTGTACCCGCCCTCCGGGTTATCGGAGCACCGGCCCCCATTGAAGCAGGGGCCGTCGGCACACACCATGGCACTCAGCTCGCAGACCCTGCCGTAGAAGCCGGGTGGGCAGGTGCAGGAGTAGCTGTTCTCAAGGTCCTGAGTAACGGAGAAGACGAAGAAAGCTTTCCTAGTCGCTCCCAAGGACCCACACAGTCTGCCTCAGACCAGGGCTCCCGGCCCGGCGGGACCGCCCGCGGCGGCTGGACTCACCGTGCAGCTCCCTCCGTTCCTGCAAGGCCCGACGCTGCACTCGTCCACCTCCGTCTCGCAGTTGGCCCCCGTGTACCCAGGCCGGCACGAGCACGTGTAGCTCCCTTGGCCCGTGTTGGTGCAGGTGGCCCCGTTCCTGCAGGGCTTGTGGTGTGTGCAGTAGTTGAGGTCTGTGAGGGTGGAggcggggagaggaggagagatgcGGGAGGCAGCCTCGCCTGTGGCCGAGCCCAGGCGGGCAGGCTGCGGGGGCGGATGCTTACCCTGGTTGCAGAAAAGGCCCCCCCAGCCCTCCTGGCAGTTGCATTGCCAGGGCTGCTGGCAGGTGCCGTGGAGACAGCCTGGGTACCGGATGCACTGGTCGCAGTACCGGCCCTGCCAGCCCACTCTGCACCTTAGGAGAGAGGAGGGTCAGTGCGCGCTGCTGGGCTCACATGGCTCCTTCCCCGCGCACAAGACATCACCGCCAACAGCATCAGCGCTGCTGGTCCTCAACGAGGCTTGGGCAGCCCTTGGGATCTCTAAACCCCAAGGACAGCTCCGTCCTGCCTCAGAGGGTCTGACTCTGGGCATGAGGGTCAACCAGGGCAGCATCTCTAGGTGATTCTAACCTACTAAATACTCTCCTTTTCTCtgctaattcttttaaaatatcatctgCAAGTTCCACAGCCACTGAGTAGCTTAGGtgaatgactgctgctgctgctgctgctgagtcacttcagtcgtgtccaactctgtgcgaccccatagacggcagcccaccaggctcccccatccctgggattctccaggcaagaacactggagtgggttgccatttccttctccaatgcatgaaagtgaaaagtgaaagtgaagtcgctcagtcgtgtccgactcttagcaaccccatggactgcagcccaccaggctcctccgtccatgggattttccaggcaacagtactggagtggggtgccatcgccttctccgtaggTGAATGACTACCTTGATCCAAAAACTGTCCAGGTATGTATTAAGTAGAAACACCAGAAAAACAGCTCCCCAACCCGGCAAGCAGCTG
Proteins encoded:
- the DLL1 gene encoding delta-like protein 1 isoform X2, whose amino-acid sequence is MGGRCALALAVLSALLCQGTFSLIIEALHTDSPDDLATENPERLISRLATQRHLAVGEEWSQDLHSSGRTDLKYSYRFVCDEHYFGEGCSVFCRPRDDAFGHFTCGERGEKVCNPGWKGQYCTEPICLPGCDEQHGFCDKPGECRCRVGWQGRYCDQCIRYPGCLHGTCQQPWQCNCQEGWGGLFCNQDLNYCTHHKPCRNGATCTNTGQGSYTCSCRPGYTGANCETEVDECSVGPCRNGGSCTDLENSYSCTCPPGFYGRVCELSAMVCADGPCFNGGRCSDNPEGGYTCRCPGGFSGFNCEKKMDSCSSSPCSNGAQCVDLGDAYVCRCQAGFSGRHCDDNVDDCASSPCAHGGTCRDGVNEYSCTCPPGYTGRNCSAPISRCGHAPCHNGATCHERAFRYLCECARGYGGPNCQFLLPEPPPGPVVVDLTEQYVEGQAGPLPWVAVGAGVVLVLTLLLGCAATVVCVRLRLQKRRPPADPCRGETETMNNLASRRCEKDVSVSVIGATQIKNTNKKADFHVEPSAEKNGLTARDPAVGYNLLQGLKGTTATAEPHGKHDAKCQPQGSAGEEKGTPTLRGGEASERKRPDSVYSASKDTKYQSVYVISEEQDECVIATEV
- the DLL1 gene encoding delta-like protein 1 isoform X1 encodes the protein MGGRCALALAVLSALLCQVWSSGVFELKLQEFVNKKGLLGNRNCCRGGAGPPPCACRTFFRVCLKHYQASVSPEPPCTYGSAVTPVLGIDSFSLPDGAGADPAFSNPIRFPFGFTWPGTFSLIIEALHTDSPDDLATENPERLISRLATQRHLAVGEEWSQDLHSSGRTDLKYSYRFVCDEHYFGEGCSVFCRPRDDAFGHFTCGERGEKVCNPGWKGQYCTEPICLPGCDEQHGFCDKPGECRCRVGWQGRYCDQCIRYPGCLHGTCQQPWQCNCQEGWGGLFCNQDLNYCTHHKPCRNGATCTNTGQGSYTCSCRPGYTGANCETEVDECSVGPCRNGGSCTDLENSYSCTCPPGFYGRVCELSAMVCADGPCFNGGRCSDNPEGGYTCRCPGGFSGFNCEKKMDSCSSSPCSNGAQCVDLGDAYVCRCQAGFSGRHCDDNVDDCASSPCAHGGTCRDGVNEYSCTCPPGYTGRNCSAPISRCGHAPCHNGATCHERAFRYLCECARGYGGPNCQFLLPEPPPGPVVVDLTEQYVEGQAGPLPWVAVGAGVVLVLTLLLGCAATVVCVRLRLQKRRPPADPCRGETETMNNLASRRCEKDVSVSVIGATQIKNTNKKADFHVEPSAEKNGLTARDPAVGYNLLQGLKGTTATAEPHGKHDAKCQPQGSAGEEKGTPTLRGGEASERKRPDSVYSASKDTKYQSVYVISEEQDECVIATEV